Proteins encoded together in one Nostoc sp. PCC 7524 window:
- a CDS encoding PAS domain-containing sensor histidine kinase, whose translation MLDDSLSLPLTMFTALSDRSDLLMALTDRGGRIEWVNQAFVEHTRLAIDLLIGKKFFTVLAANSQLNFQQTYIREQLMKGESFKFELSYLSPEQREYWLLVDGQPIQDAEGITNKYAIMSSDITVRKLTETDLEQTRQRLKRLVEGVKLVPWEALDVNRQFTYVGPQAIELFGYELAQWYEPDFWYSHIHPEDLPQVVSHHQGITSEQDDYIVEYRFLAADSQWIWVKDIVNVVRSPDNVIQLFGFLLDIGERKQVEISLQVALKNLEHTNQELEFRVQQRTLALHQEKEKLEQTLEKLQKTQIQLIQSEKMSSLGQLVAGIAHEINNPVNFIYGNITYANEYIQDLLYLVQCYQQYYPHPEPKLQAEIEAVEIDFIIEDLPRLLSSMSIGANRIREIVLSLRNFSRLDEAEVKAVDIHEGIDSTLMILHNRLKAKPDFPEIQVMREYGKLPLVECYAGQLNQVFMNLIANAIDALEESTVKNSQVSTQPQIHICTEIAHEQQVVIRIADNGTGMSEEIRKRLFDPFFTTKPIGKGTGLGLSISYQIVVEKHQGKLECSSVIGKGTEFVISIPVKPISTPLRSETGNKEQATV comes from the coding sequence ATGTTAGATGACTCACTCAGTTTACCATTAACTATGTTTACTGCTTTGTCAGACCGCTCAGACTTATTGATGGCATTGACAGATAGAGGCGGGCGGATTGAATGGGTTAATCAAGCCTTTGTCGAACATACTAGGTTAGCAATTGATTTACTCATAGGCAAGAAATTTTTTACTGTATTAGCTGCTAACTCGCAACTAAATTTTCAACAAACTTATATTCGTGAACAACTGATGAAAGGAGAAAGCTTTAAATTTGAGCTTTCTTATTTATCACCTGAGCAACGAGAATATTGGTTATTAGTAGATGGACAACCGATACAAGATGCTGAAGGCATAACCAATAAATATGCCATCATGTCTAGTGATATTACTGTGCGGAAGCTCACAGAAACAGATTTAGAACAAACTAGACAACGGCTCAAGCGATTAGTGGAAGGTGTGAAATTAGTGCCTTGGGAAGCACTAGATGTCAATCGCCAATTTACTTATGTGGGGCCACAAGCTATTGAATTATTTGGTTATGAGTTGGCACAGTGGTATGAACCAGACTTTTGGTATTCACACATTCATCCGGAAGATTTGCCACAAGTTGTTTCCCATCACCAAGGGATTACATCAGAGCAGGATGATTACATAGTTGAGTATAGGTTTTTAGCTGCTGATAGTCAGTGGATATGGGTAAAAGATATTGTCAATGTTGTGCGATCGCCTGATAATGTGATCCAGTTATTTGGCTTTTTGTTAGATATTGGTGAACGCAAACAAGTAGAAATCTCCTTACAAGTAGCTCTGAAAAACTTAGAACATACAAATCAAGAATTGGAATTTCGGGTACAGCAACGCACTTTAGCTTTGCATCAAGAGAAGGAAAAATTAGAACAAACTTTAGAGAAGTTACAGAAAACCCAAATTCAACTAATTCAAAGTGAAAAAATGTCTAGCCTAGGTCAACTTGTGGCAGGTATTGCTCACGAAATTAATAATCCAGTAAATTTTATCTACGGCAATATTACCTATGCTAATGAATATATTCAAGATCTGCTGTATCTAGTGCAATGCTATCAGCAATATTATCCCCATCCAGAGCCAAAATTACAAGCAGAAATTGAGGCAGTAGAAATTGACTTTATCATAGAGGATTTACCCAGATTATTATCTTCTATGAGTATTGGTGCTAACCGGATTCGAGAAATTGTTTTGTCTTTGCGTAATTTCTCCCGCCTGGATGAAGCTGAAGTCAAAGCGGTAGATATTCATGAAGGTATTGATAGCACTTTGATGATTCTGCACAATCGCCTCAAAGCAAAACCAGATTTCCCAGAAATTCAAGTAATGAGAGAATACGGCAAATTACCATTGGTAGAATGTTATGCCGGACAACTGAATCAAGTATTTATGAATTTGATAGCTAATGCTATTGATGCTTTAGAAGAATCAACAGTTAAAAACTCTCAGGTTTCTACTCAACCACAAATTCATATTTGTACAGAAATCGCTCATGAGCAGCAAGTGGTAATTCGCATTGCAGATAATGGCACTGGGATGAGCGAGGAAATCAGAAAGCGTCTTTTTGACCCCTTTTTCACGACAAAACCTATTGGGAAGGGGACGGGTTTAGGATTATCTATCAGTTACCAAATTGTGGTTGAAAAACATCAAGGTAAACTGGAATGTTCTTCTGTAATAGGTAAAGGCACAGAATTTGTGATCTCTATTCCAGTTAAACCAATCAGCACACCTTTGAGATCAGAAACAGGGAACAAGGAACAGGCAACAGTATAG
- a CDS encoding arsenate reductase ArsC — protein MQKPLLVILCTGNSCRSQMAEGFLNELADDLLTVHSAGMNPAQRVHPLAVKVMQEVGIDISQNTCKHINQFLDQKIDTVITVCDHADQSCPSLPSAVKRHHFAFPDPAEATGTEAEKLQIFRRIRDDISKLLLAYIAGRRDALSYS, from the coding sequence AACCATTGTTGGTTATACTCTGCACTGGTAATTCTTGCCGGAGTCAAATGGCGGAAGGATTTTTAAATGAATTAGCGGATGATTTATTAACTGTGCATAGTGCAGGTATGAATCCAGCCCAAAGAGTTCATCCTTTAGCTGTGAAAGTAATGCAAGAAGTTGGCATAGATATTTCCCAAAACACCTGTAAGCATATCAACCAATTTCTCGACCAGAAAATTGATACAGTGATCACAGTCTGCGATCATGCTGATCAAAGTTGTCCTTCATTACCTTCAGCAGTTAAACGTCATCATTTTGCCTTTCCTGATCCAGCAGAAGCCACAGGAACAGAAGCCGAAAAGTTGCAAATATTTCGTCGAATTCGTGACGATATTAGCAAATTACTTTTGGCGTACATAGCAGGAAGACGTGATGCTCTCTCATACTCTTAA